Proteins from a genomic interval of Oryctolagus cuniculus chromosome 8, mOryCun1.1, whole genome shotgun sequence:
- the LOC127488785 gene encoding disintegrin and metalloproteinase domain-containing protein 21-like produces the protein MVLAEGSVMLLLLGLWAHLEPGQSSPGRPSWRYVSSEVVIPRKELHQGKGVQLPGWLSYSLRFGGQRHVIRMRRKKLNWPGHLLMMTQDDQGALQMDYPYIPMDCYYLGHLQDIPLSTVTIDTCYGGLEGIMKLDDLAYEIKPLRDSHRFEHIVSQIVADYNATGPMYSLEHKEDMDPFFSEVNSTVAPRFSFMLYSAHMFHVKHHVQVTNGLFQVFTNVSKTVQFVMHLYHVVDNIFRTMYAEIYVSYLIIYDQADPVSPIDDYRVPGSPLHTLYYNVLYLALYPHSAIVLTPSRPHESEYELRGYWVCGRSAYNYLGYAGRHYFSLGVVIAHQQAKLLGVWIDDPWCICNRRATCVMYRYPQLTDSFSNCSFTHVQHIIGNIHSRCYFSTIYDYHNKTLLQERCGNRKIEGREKCDCGSFKQCHANKCCKANCELTPGSVCDREQCCTNCTYSPLGTLCRPVQNICDLPEYCRGSTFTCPDDFYLQDGTPCTEEGYCYQGNCTDRSIHCKEIFGEDAQNGHDSCYRINEIGFRFGHCSRGIVVRVHSGCSRANNKCGKLQCINVTRIPQLQEHVSFHQSLYDGVFCFGLDEHRGNEAIDVGHVRNGTPCADGLFCFNRECNTTLDKLNYDCSPEKCNFRGVCNNKKNCHCHVGWDPPACRNTGSGGSVDSGPPLKRVRTIRQSMAPVIYWRVVFARLYCLIFALLFGMASRVRTVMTTTVKEETIPEEQ, from the coding sequence ATGGTGCTGGCAGAGGGATCGGTCATGCTGCTCCTGCTTGGGCTCTGGGCGCACCTGGAACCGGGCCAGAGCTCCCCTGGTCGTCCCTCGTGGCGCTATGTTTCATCTGAGGTGGTGATTCCTAGGAAGGAGCTACACCAGGGCAAAGGTGTTCAGCTGCCAGGCTGGCTCTCCTATAGCCTGCGTTTTGGGGGCCAAAGACACGTCATCCGTATGCGGAGAAAGAAGCTTAATTGGCCCGGGCACCTGCTAATGATGACTCAGGATGACCAAGGAGCCTTGCAGATGGACTATCCCTACATTCCTATGGACTGCTACTACCTCGGCCACCTGCAGGACATTCCTCTGTCTACCGTCACCATTGACACCTGCTATGGGGGCCTGGAAGGCATCATGAAGCTGGATGACCTTGCCTACGAAATCAAACCCCTTAGGGACTCCCACAGATTTGAACACATCGTTTCTCAGATAGTGGCCGACTACAACGCCACGGGGCCCATGTATTCGCTGGAACACAAGGAGGATATGGACCCCTTCTTCTCTGAGGTGAACAGCACTGTGGCTCCCAGGTTCTCTTTTATGTTGTACAGTGCCCATATGTTCCATGTGAAGCATCATGTTCAAGTTACTAATGGACTGTTTCAGGTATTCACCAATGTGTCAAAAACCGTCCAATTTGTAATGCATTTGTACCATGTTGTTGATAATATTTTCAGAACTATGTATGCTGAGATTTATGTTTCTTACCTAATCATATATGATCAAGCAGATCCGGTATCCCCTATTGATGACTATAGGGTTCCAGGAAGTCCACTGCATACTCTGTATTACAATGTGCTATATCTAGCTCTTTATCCACACTCAGCCATAGTACTTACACCAAGTAGGCCACATGAAAGTGAGTATGAACTTCGTGGGTATTGGGTGTGTGGCCGTAGTGCATATAACTATCTTGGATACGCTGGCAGACATTATTTTTCATTAGGTGTTGTAATTGCACACCAACAGGCAAAACTCTTGGGTGTGTGGATTGACGACCCATGGTGCATTTGCAATAGAAGAGCCACCTGTGTAATGTACAGATACCCTCAACTGACTGATTCCTTTAGCAACTGTTCTTTTACTCATGTTCAACATATAATAGGGAATATTCATTCAAGATGCTATTTCTCAACAATCTATGATTACCATAATAAAACTCTACTTCAGGAACGTTGTGGAAACCGTAAGATAGAGGGAAGGGAGAAATGTGATTGTGGCTCCTTCAAGCAGTGTCATGCCAACAAATGTTGTAAAGCCAACTGTGAACTCACACCTGGAAGTGTTTGTGATAGAGAACAGTGCTGCACAAACTGCACCTACTCCCCTCTTGGGACTCTCTGCAGACCCGTCCAGAACATATGCGACCTTCCAGAGTACTGTCGCGGGTCCACCTTCACATGCCctgatgatttttatttgcaagatGGAACCCCATGCACTGAAGAGGGCTACTGCTATCAGGGGAACTGCACTGACCGCAGTATCCACTGCAAAGAGATCTTTGGTGAAGATGCTCAGAATGGTCACGACAGCTGCTATCGGATAAATGAAATAGGGTTCCGATTTGGCCATTGTTCTAGAGGTATTGTGGTACGTGTACACAGTGGATGTAGTAGAGCAAACAACAAGTGTGGAAAGCTGCAGTGCATCAACGTCACTCGGATTCCCCAGCTGCAGGAGCACGTTTCATTCCATCAGTCTTTATACGATGGTGTCTTCTGTTTTGGGCTTGATGAACACCGTGGGAATGAAGCGATTGATGTTGGACACGTGAGAAACGGTACTCCCTGTGCTGATGGGCTTTTCTGTTTTAACAGAGAGTGCAATACGACTTTGGATAAGTTGAACTATGACTGTTCCCCTGAGAAGTGCAATTTCAGAGGAGTTTGCAACAATAAAAAGAACTGCCACTGCCATGTGGGCTGGGATCCCCCGGCGTGCCGAAATACAGGTTCTGGTGGGAGTGTGGACAGTGGACCCCCTCTTAAAAGAGTGCGTACAATAAGGCAAAGCATGGCACCAGTGATCTATTGGAGAGTTGTCTTTGCTCGCCTTTATTGCTTGATTTTTGCTCTGCTCTTCGGGATGGCCTCACGAGTACGGACAGTTATGACTACCACTGTCAAGGAAGAAACAATTCCTGAGGAACAGTAA